The genomic DNA AGTTCTGCCCGCGCTGCTTGGTCGGCCGCAGGTCGAGCCGGGCGGCGATCTCACGGATCGAGCGGGGGTCCAGCAGGCTCACCGGGCACCCCGCCCGTCGTGGTGCGTCAGGCGCAGGACCAGGCGCTGAGGCCCGAAGCCTTGCGGACACGCTCGGCCACGGCGATCTGCGCGGCCTTGCTCTGCTGGTCGGGGCGACCCGTGCCGCCGTAGGCACGCCAGGTCTGCAGGTTGAACTGCAGCCCGCCGTAGTAGCCGTTGCCGGTGTTGATCGACCAGTTGCCGCCGGACTCGCACGCAGCGATCTTGTCCCACAGACCGACGTTCGCCACACCGGCGCTGGAGGTCGAGACCTTCTTGGGCGCCGGCGCCTTGGTGCCGACGACGACCACGCGGGTCACGGGCTTGCGGTTCACGACGGTCTTGGTCGCCTTGCGGCTGACCTCCTTGCCGTCGTGGGAGACGACCCGGTAGGTCGTGGTCTTGGAGCCGACCTTGCCGGCGGTCTCGGTGCGCGTCTTGCCGCGTTCGAGCTTCGACGACTTCTTCGACACCGTCGCGTACCCCACGTCGCTGCGCTTGGTCTTCGACGCGACGTCGACGCGGACGAAGGTGACCTTGGTGCCGTCGGTGAGCTTGGCGCCGACCGGCTTGCTCAGCTCGTCGTCGGAGTCGGGCTTGACCCCGGCCGCCTCCAGCGCGTCGCCGACGGTGGCACCGGTCGTCGTGAGGGTCTTCTTCTTGCCCGCGACCGTGACGGTCACCTTCTTGGGCATGGCCAGCGAGACGGTGAGGCCCTCGCGGCCCACGGGCGTGCTGCGGCTGGTCGAGAGGTCGGCACCGCTGGTGTCGAGCCCCAGGGCGGTGATCGCGCTGCCGACGTCGGTGGCCGTGGTCCACAGGGTCTGCGGGGCGCCGTCGACGTCCACGGTGACCTGGCGCCCGAAGCGCACCGACACCTGGGTGCCGTCGTGCAGCTCGGTGGCCGCGGAGGGCGCGACCACGTCGTGCGGGCCGACGACGATGTCCTGGGCGGTCAGCAGGTCGCCGACGGTCTGGGCGCTGGTGGTGACCTGGCTCGAGTGGCCGTCGACGGCGAGGTCGACGTCGGACCGCAGGCCGGCGTAGGCGAGGGAGCTGCCGCCGACGGCGAGGACGGCCGCTCCGGCGATCACGGGGACGATGGCGCGCACGATGCTCCTGGCTGGCCGGGGCAGGCCGGTCGGGGTCAAGCGGCCGCTCCGGCCGCAAAGGTCACGGAACCATAACGAGCACCTGAGAGGTCGTCAAAATCGCAACGGTCCGGCCACGGGCGCGAGCAGGTCTGCCACCGCCTCGAGCGGCTCACCAGCGACCGCGGTGCACGACCTCCGCGGCGGGCTTGCGCGGTCGTCGTGCGGGCGACCCGCGGCTGCCGCGCTCCCCCGTCGCCGGCGCGTGGCCGAGGCTCACGACGCCCACGCCGAGCTGGTCGGCGGGCACCCCGAAGGCCGCGTGGACGGCGTCCGCCCGCTCGGGCGGGACGCCGAAGAAGCAGGCCCCGAGCCCGAGGTCGACGGCCCGCAGCAGCATGGCCATCGCGGCCATCCCGGCGTCGACGAACCAGTACGGCGCCGACCACCGCCCCTCGTCGCGGTCGGTCCAGCCCTTGTCAGGCTCCGCGTAGCGGTCGAGGTAGGCCTCCCGGTCGGTCAGCACGAGCACGAGCACCGGCGCGGTCCGCATGCCGTCGAGCCAGCGGTTCGACGCGCCCGGCCGGGTTTCCGGAGCGCCAGCGACGGGAACTCCTTGCGGGGGGTGTGGGGGGTCGTCCCCCCTCAGGACGGTGGCGGACCAGAACCGTCGCACGTCCTGGGGTGCGTCGAGCACGAGGAGCGAGACCCCCTGGGTGAAGCCGGCCGACGGCGCCCGGAGGGCCGCGGCGACGACCGCCTCGACCGCGTCCGCGGGCACCGGGGCGTCGGGGTCGTAGCGCCGGACCATGCGGCGTCGGGCGAGGGCGTCGGCGAGCTCCACGTCAGGCGTCGGCGTCCGCGTACGCGGGCCAGCTCCCGCCGAGCGCGACGTCGGCGTTCGCGTCGAGCACGCGG from Microlunatus sagamiharensis includes the following:
- a CDS encoding resuscitation-promoting factor, producing MRAIVPVIAGAAVLAVGGSSLAYAGLRSDVDLAVDGHSSQVTTSAQTVGDLLTAQDIVVGPHDVVAPSAATELHDGTQVSVRFGRQVTVDVDGAPQTLWTTATDVGSAITALGLDTSGADLSTSRSTPVGREGLTVSLAMPKKVTVTVAGKKKTLTTTGATVGDALEAAGVKPDSDDELSKPVGAKLTDGTKVTFVRVDVASKTKRSDVGYATVSKKSSKLERGKTRTETAGKVGSKTTTYRVVSHDGKEVSRKATKTVVNRKPVTRVVVVGTKAPAPKKVSTSSAGVANVGLWDKIAACESGGNWSINTGNGYYGGLQFNLQTWRAYGGTGRPDQQSKAAQIAVAERVRKASGLSAWSCA
- a CDS encoding nitroreductase family protein, which encodes MELADALARRRMVRRYDPDAPVPADAVEAVVAAALRAPSAGFTQGVSLLVLDAPQDVRRFWSATVLRGDDPPHPPQGVPVAGAPETRPGASNRWLDGMRTAPVLVLVLTDREAYLDRYAEPDKGWTDRDEGRWSAPYWFVDAGMAAMAMLLRAVDLGLGACFFGVPPERADAVHAAFGVPADQLGVGVVSLGHAPATGERGSRGSPARRPRKPAAEVVHRGRW